Proteins found in one Trichoplusia ni isolate ovarian cell line Hi5 chromosome 14, tn1, whole genome shotgun sequence genomic segment:
- the LOC113500416 gene encoding synaptic vesicle glycoprotein 2C-like isoform X1 gives MIREIRIIVPRVIPRALSGLDFLEHGVDFERAIAATGFGRFHFCLLAVTGLIYANTAIGITIVSFVLPTATCDFRMTSADKGWLTAAPMLGMVLGSYFWGCLADTKGRKVVLVSTLLLDGIVGIISSFVQILPVFMACRFINGFSVAGAMGICFPYLGEFQQTKYREKILCWMEMFWTLGVILLPLIAWAIIPITGIRIERGSFSYDSWNWFVAACGVPSILLGCWLFYFPESPKFMMECGDYDDALQCLKTVYKINTGDDPDNYPIKSLKEKQRTASVGSQTSVRSIRSLSMRRPKDLKILFSEIWAQTKALCKPPYLKYTILTCLIQFGLTTSYYTLMIWFPELFNRYEEFEKRFPNTSASVCDVSAIVVVDEMDGDPFDCDKTIDSSVYMHTLIVGLACIPTSLWLPLCVHKLGAKFFLIFSLGVAGLVTIGLYFVQNSTQNLVLSCIFEALTSLAISLVFCVLVDLFPTNLRVMAAALSLTAGRGGGLLGNVSFGYLIDINCVIPIVVFSAFLFLAAILCFFLPKTGQEALD, from the exons atgatccGCGAAATTCGTATAATTGTCCCGAGAGTGATTCCGCGTGCTTTATCAG GTCTAGACTTTTTGGAACATGGGGTAGACTTCGAACGCGCCATTGCGGCGACAG GTTTCGGCCGCTTTCACTTCTGTCTGCTGGCGGTCACGGGGCTGATCTACGCTAACACAGCCATCGGCATCACAATAGTGTCGTTCGTATTACCGACGGCGACATGTGACTTCCGCATGACATCCGCCGACAAGGGATGGCTGACTGCTGCTCCTATGTTAG GAATGGTGCTCGGCTCATACTTCTGGGGATGTTTGGCTGACACGAAGGGCAGAAAGGTTGTATTAGTATCAACTCTGCTCCTCGATGGAATCGTTGGTATCATATCGTCGTTCGTCCAAATTCTGCCAGTCTTCATGGCTTGTCGATTCATCAACGGTTTCTC tgttgcCGGCGCTATGGGTATTTGTTTCCCATACTTGGGTGAATTCCAACAGACTAAATACAGAGAGAAGATCCTCTGCTGGATGGAAATGTTTTGGACTCTCGGAGTTATCCTGCTACCAt TGATCGCGTGGGCTATCATCCCCATCACCGGCATTCGTATCGAGAGAGGCAGCTTCTCATACGACTCATGGAACTGGTTTGTTGCCGCGTGCGGTGTGCCATCCATCCTGCTTGGTTGCTGGTTATTCTACTTCCCCGAAAGCCCCAAGTTCATGATGGAGTGCGGCGACTACGACGACGCCCTCCAGTGCCTCAAGACCGTCTACAAGATTAACACTGGTGATGACCCCGACAATTACCCG attaAAAGTCTAAAAGAGAAACAACGAACTGCATCAGTTGGATCTCAAACGTCTGTAAGGTCGATCAGGAGTCTCAGTATGCGCAGGCCAAAGGACCTTAAAATCTTATTCTCTGAGATTTGGGCGCAGACTAAAGCTCTTTGCAAACCACCTTACCTGAAATACACGATCCTGACCTGCCTCATCCAGTTCGGTTTGACTACCAG TTACTACACCCTCATGATCTGGTTCCCTGAGTTGTTCAACCGTTACGAGGAGTTTGAGAAACGTTTCCCCAACACTTCGGCCTCCGTGTGCGACGTCTCAGCCATCGTCGTGGTGGACGAGATGGACGGAGACCCCTTCGACTGCGACAAGACCATCGACTCCAGCGTCTACATGCACACCCTGATCGTGGGTCTCGCCTGCATCCCCACCTCCCTCTGGCTGCCTCTCTGCGTACACAAACTTGGAGCTAAATTCTTCTtga TCTTCAGTTTGGGTGTAGCCGGTCTGGTGACTATCGGTCTGTACTTCGTGCAGAACTCAACTCAGAACTTGGTGCTGTCCTGTATCTTTGAAGCCCTCACCTCACTCGCCATCAGTCTTGTATTCTGCGTCCTGGTCGACTTGTTCCCTACAAACCTCAG GGTAATGGCTGCGGCGCTCTCCCTCACGGCGGGTCGAGGCGGTGGTCTCCTCGGAAACGTGTCCTTCGGCTACCTCATCGACATCAACTGCGTTATCCCAATCGTCGTGTTTTCGGCATTCCTTTTCC TTGCCGCAATACTCTGCTTCTTCTTGCCAAAGACTGGACAGGAAGCGTTGGATTAA
- the LOC113500418 gene encoding charged multivesicular body protein 5 produces the protein MNRIFGRGKPKEPGPSISDCISNVDGRADNIEQKVQKLETELRKYKDQMNKMREGPAKNSVKQKAMRVLKQKKMYEQQLENLRAQSFNMEQANYATQTLKDTHATVAAMKDGVTQMKKEFKKINIDAIEDVNDELADMLEQADEVQEALGRQYGMPEIDDDELAAELDALGDEIALDDDASYLDDVVKAPAAPDKEPGADSVRNKDGVPVDEFGLPQVPSAVQTSR, from the exons ATGAATAGAATATTTGGAAGAGGAAAACCCAAGGAACCAGGGCCAAGCATCTCGGACTGCATTAGCAAT GTTGATGGCAGGGCTGATAATATTGAGCAAAAAGTCCAGAAGCTGGAGACAGAacttagaaaatataaagatcAAATGAACAAAATGAGAGAGGGGCCAGCTAAAAATTCAGTTAAACAAAAGGCGATGAGGGTTTTAAAgcaaaagaaaat GTATGAACAACAACTTGAAAATCTACGAGCTCAATCTTTTAATATGGAACAAGCAAACTATGCAACACAGACACTCAAGGACACACATGCAACTGTAGCCGCAATGAAGGATGGTGTTACACAGATGAAGAAAGagtttaagaaaattaatattgatgcTATTGAG GATGTTAATGATGAGCTTGCGGACATGTTGGAACAAGCTGATGAGGTGCAGGAAGCGCTGGGCCGCCAGTACGGCATGCCAGAGATTGATGACGACGAACTTGCTGCTGAATTAGATGCTCTTG GTGATGAGATCGCCCTTGACGACGACGCTTCTTACCTCGACGACGTAGTAAAGGCCCCGGCGGCTCCCGACAAGGAGCCCGGCGCGGACAGCGTGCGCAACAAGGACGGAGTGCCCGTCGACGAGTTCGGCTTGCCGCAAGTACCCAGCGCGGTACAAACCTCACGCTGA
- the LOC113500607 gene encoding thiamin pyrophosphokinase 1 isoform X1 has protein sequence MATNGSVSSKNFCDAGPSCADNVSEWDITWITNMEKPLKQIKYAILILNRPITQNPQFMRRLWNQASIRITVDGGTNRWDQFISSQPEAYNKGLKLPDLVTGDFDSITTEICDKYKKKGCKIVHTLDQDHTDFTKALLELIIHCNQIGVEIENVVTFAQNSGRLDQVLGNIQTLFLARDKLLIAPKIKIYLISDDSISWLLSPGEHVILISEEVRKSKRVWCSLVPIGEACERVTSTGLKWNLDHQRLKYGDLVSTSNRFDGSDKVTVNCSHTLLWSMRIPNIK, from the exons ATGGCCACTAACGGATCTGTTTCTTCAAAG AATTTCTGTGATGCTGGGCCATCTTGTGCTGACAATGTTTCTGAATGGGATATCACATGGATAACTAATATGGAAAAAcctttgaaacaaattaaatatgctATACTTATTCTAAATAGACCAATTACACAAAATCCACAATTCATGCGAAGACTATGGAATCAAG CCAGTATTAGAATCACAGTGGATGGTGGTACAAACAGATGGGACCAGTTTATAAGCTCTCAGCCAGAAGCATATAATAAAGGCCTAAAGCTTCCAGACCTAGTCACTGGTGATTTTGACTCTATCACTACAGAAATatgtgataaatataaaaagaaaggaTGTAAG atagtACATACTCTAGATCAAGACCACACAGACTTCACAAAAGCactattagaattaattattcattgcAATCAAATTGGAGTGGAG ATAGAAAATGTTGTTACATTTGCACAAAATTCAGGCCGTTTGGACCAGGTTTTGGgaaatatacaaacattattCCTAGCTAGAGATAAATTGTTGATTGCACCAAAGATTAAAATTTACCTAATATCAGATGACTCCATTTCTTGGCTTTTGAGCCCTGGAGAACATGTTATACTTATTTCTGAGGAAGTTAGAAAAAGTAAGAGGGTGTGGTGTTCCTTGGTGCCAATAGGCGAGGCCTGCGAAAGAGTCACGTCAACTGGACTCAAATGGAatttag atcaTCAAAGGTTGAAGTATGGTGATTTAGTGAGCACTTCGAACAGATTCGATGGCTCAGATAAAGTAACAGTAAATTGCAGTCACACTCTTCTCTGGTCTATGAGGATAcctaatattaagtaa
- the LOC113500803 gene encoding putative uncharacterized protein DDB_G0290521, with protein sequence MSGGAPDRTPSEEERLRNTQNSPPAQDQNAQNTQSTQTPSQTPDQTPGQTAAQAPPQTPGQTPSEQSGQLPSREPGLRPSQQPALTPIGESTDALSVDPSIDTTQSIDQPPGMPPVPPSTPSIQSDESTESVDRPLELIQLPVPELPPGAALAGMQPQLPPGAPRRPSAYYQERRTSEAPEKKPRYLHNAFKYPGHDFFAGMFESFFFYLKLKLA encoded by the exons ATGTCAGGAG gagcaCCTGACAGAACACCCTCAGAAGAAGAAAGAttaagaaatactcaaaacagTCCGCCGGCACAGGATCAAAATGCACAGAATACTCAAAGCACTCAAACACCAAGTCAGACACCTGATCAGACACCAGGTCAGACAGCAGCTCAGGCACCACCTCAGACACCAGGTCAGACGCCAAGTGAGCAGTCTGGTCAGCTACCAAGCCGGGAGCCAGGTCTTAGACCAAGTCAGCAGCCAGCTCTGACGCCTATAGGCGAGTCTACTGACGCACTTAGTGTCGACCCATCGATTGACACCACTCAATCAATAGACCAACCACCTGGGATGCCGCCCGTACCACCATCAACACCTTCGATTCAGAGTGATGAATCGACGGAATCAGTAGACCGACCTTTGGAATTAATTCAACTGCCTGTGCCGGAGCTGCCGCCCGGGGCAGCACTCGCTGGGATGCAGCCACAACTACCCCCCGGAGCGCCTCGCCGACCATCAGCATATTACCAGGAACGACGTACCTCTGAGGCTCCTGAAAAAAAACCTCGATACCTACATAATGCCTTCAAATATCCTGGTCATGATTTTTTTGCAGGTATGttcgaaagtttttttttttacctaaaattaaaattggcCTAA
- the LOC113500416 gene encoding synaptic vesicle glycoprotein 2C-like isoform X2 → MGLDFLEHGVDFERAIAATGFGRFHFCLLAVTGLIYANTAIGITIVSFVLPTATCDFRMTSADKGWLTAAPMLGMVLGSYFWGCLADTKGRKVVLVSTLLLDGIVGIISSFVQILPVFMACRFINGFSVAGAMGICFPYLGEFQQTKYREKILCWMEMFWTLGVILLPLIAWAIIPITGIRIERGSFSYDSWNWFVAACGVPSILLGCWLFYFPESPKFMMECGDYDDALQCLKTVYKINTGDDPDNYPIKSLKEKQRTASVGSQTSVRSIRSLSMRRPKDLKILFSEIWAQTKALCKPPYLKYTILTCLIQFGLTTSYYTLMIWFPELFNRYEEFEKRFPNTSASVCDVSAIVVVDEMDGDPFDCDKTIDSSVYMHTLIVGLACIPTSLWLPLCVHKLGAKFFLIFSLGVAGLVTIGLYFVQNSTQNLVLSCIFEALTSLAISLVFCVLVDLFPTNLRVMAAALSLTAGRGGGLLGNVSFGYLIDINCVIPIVVFSAFLFLAAILCFFLPKTGQEALD, encoded by the exons ATGG GTCTAGACTTTTTGGAACATGGGGTAGACTTCGAACGCGCCATTGCGGCGACAG GTTTCGGCCGCTTTCACTTCTGTCTGCTGGCGGTCACGGGGCTGATCTACGCTAACACAGCCATCGGCATCACAATAGTGTCGTTCGTATTACCGACGGCGACATGTGACTTCCGCATGACATCCGCCGACAAGGGATGGCTGACTGCTGCTCCTATGTTAG GAATGGTGCTCGGCTCATACTTCTGGGGATGTTTGGCTGACACGAAGGGCAGAAAGGTTGTATTAGTATCAACTCTGCTCCTCGATGGAATCGTTGGTATCATATCGTCGTTCGTCCAAATTCTGCCAGTCTTCATGGCTTGTCGATTCATCAACGGTTTCTC tgttgcCGGCGCTATGGGTATTTGTTTCCCATACTTGGGTGAATTCCAACAGACTAAATACAGAGAGAAGATCCTCTGCTGGATGGAAATGTTTTGGACTCTCGGAGTTATCCTGCTACCAt TGATCGCGTGGGCTATCATCCCCATCACCGGCATTCGTATCGAGAGAGGCAGCTTCTCATACGACTCATGGAACTGGTTTGTTGCCGCGTGCGGTGTGCCATCCATCCTGCTTGGTTGCTGGTTATTCTACTTCCCCGAAAGCCCCAAGTTCATGATGGAGTGCGGCGACTACGACGACGCCCTCCAGTGCCTCAAGACCGTCTACAAGATTAACACTGGTGATGACCCCGACAATTACCCG attaAAAGTCTAAAAGAGAAACAACGAACTGCATCAGTTGGATCTCAAACGTCTGTAAGGTCGATCAGGAGTCTCAGTATGCGCAGGCCAAAGGACCTTAAAATCTTATTCTCTGAGATTTGGGCGCAGACTAAAGCTCTTTGCAAACCACCTTACCTGAAATACACGATCCTGACCTGCCTCATCCAGTTCGGTTTGACTACCAG TTACTACACCCTCATGATCTGGTTCCCTGAGTTGTTCAACCGTTACGAGGAGTTTGAGAAACGTTTCCCCAACACTTCGGCCTCCGTGTGCGACGTCTCAGCCATCGTCGTGGTGGACGAGATGGACGGAGACCCCTTCGACTGCGACAAGACCATCGACTCCAGCGTCTACATGCACACCCTGATCGTGGGTCTCGCCTGCATCCCCACCTCCCTCTGGCTGCCTCTCTGCGTACACAAACTTGGAGCTAAATTCTTCTtga TCTTCAGTTTGGGTGTAGCCGGTCTGGTGACTATCGGTCTGTACTTCGTGCAGAACTCAACTCAGAACTTGGTGCTGTCCTGTATCTTTGAAGCCCTCACCTCACTCGCCATCAGTCTTGTATTCTGCGTCCTGGTCGACTTGTTCCCTACAAACCTCAG GGTAATGGCTGCGGCGCTCTCCCTCACGGCGGGTCGAGGCGGTGGTCTCCTCGGAAACGTGTCCTTCGGCTACCTCATCGACATCAACTGCGTTATCCCAATCGTCGTGTTTTCGGCATTCCTTTTCC TTGCCGCAATACTCTGCTTCTTCTTGCCAAAGACTGGACAGGAAGCGTTGGATTAA
- the LOC113500607 gene encoding thiamin pyrophosphokinase 1 isoform X2, which translates to MEKPLKQIKYAILILNRPITQNPQFMRRLWNQASIRITVDGGTNRWDQFISSQPEAYNKGLKLPDLVTGDFDSITTEICDKYKKKGCKIVHTLDQDHTDFTKALLELIIHCNQIGVEIENVVTFAQNSGRLDQVLGNIQTLFLARDKLLIAPKIKIYLISDDSISWLLSPGEHVILISEEVRKSKRVWCSLVPIGEACERVTSTGLKWNLDHQRLKYGDLVSTSNRFDGSDKVTVNCSHTLLWSMRIPNIK; encoded by the exons ATGGAAAAAcctttgaaacaaattaaatatgctATACTTATTCTAAATAGACCAATTACACAAAATCCACAATTCATGCGAAGACTATGGAATCAAG CCAGTATTAGAATCACAGTGGATGGTGGTACAAACAGATGGGACCAGTTTATAAGCTCTCAGCCAGAAGCATATAATAAAGGCCTAAAGCTTCCAGACCTAGTCACTGGTGATTTTGACTCTATCACTACAGAAATatgtgataaatataaaaagaaaggaTGTAAG atagtACATACTCTAGATCAAGACCACACAGACTTCACAAAAGCactattagaattaattattcattgcAATCAAATTGGAGTGGAG ATAGAAAATGTTGTTACATTTGCACAAAATTCAGGCCGTTTGGACCAGGTTTTGGgaaatatacaaacattattCCTAGCTAGAGATAAATTGTTGATTGCACCAAAGATTAAAATTTACCTAATATCAGATGACTCCATTTCTTGGCTTTTGAGCCCTGGAGAACATGTTATACTTATTTCTGAGGAAGTTAGAAAAAGTAAGAGGGTGTGGTGTTCCTTGGTGCCAATAGGCGAGGCCTGCGAAAGAGTCACGTCAACTGGACTCAAATGGAatttag atcaTCAAAGGTTGAAGTATGGTGATTTAGTGAGCACTTCGAACAGATTCGATGGCTCAGATAAAGTAACAGTAAATTGCAGTCACACTCTTCTCTGGTCTATGAGGATAcctaatattaagtaa